The following nucleotide sequence is from Planctomycetota bacterium.
GGACCCGGACGGCCGCCAGGAGCATCGCCTGCAGCTGCATGAAACGCGAGGGCGGGGTGTCCTCGAAGCCCATCTCCCGCGCCCGCTCCTCGACGTAGTGGGGCCAGCCGCCCGCCAGGGGCGGGTCTTCGTAGAGCGACCGGAGGGGCGACGGGTGCCGGGCCGCCCAGCACATCTGGGCGTGGCGTCCCGCGTAGCCCTCCCGCAGAGCCAGCGCCGTGAGCGCCCCGTAATTGTGCTCCTTGAGCTTGTCGCTGTCGCAGTCCCCGGGGGTGACGAAGAAGTAGCCGTCGAGCTTGGGTTCGAAGCGCGCCGGAGGCCAGTATCCCCCGAAGGGCAGGACATGCCGGAGGAAGAGCGGCGTCTCGACGACGTAGATCTGCTCCCCTTCCGGCAGGGAGGCGAACTTCGCGCGCTGGACGAACTGCCGGATTTTGGAGACCATCTCGCGGGAGAAGCGCAGCACGCCGTCGAAGGTGTCCGGATGCTGCTGCTTGAGCATGTCCCGGACGTCCTCGATGGGGACCTTGCGGCGGATGGAGCGGGCGACCTCCCGCTGGCGCTCCCGCAGCCGCTCCACTTCCGCCTCCGCGTAGGCGACGAGCGCGGCGGGAGACTCCGTCACGCCGCGGACCTGGAGGAGCCGGCGGTAGCGATCCTCCCCTAGGGCATACTCCTCGCGGCAGTCCGGAAGGACGTCGACGATCAGCCAGTCGCTGTAGCGCTCCAGGGCGTTCTGGGCCTGATCGATCAGACGGTTCAGATCGCGCTGAGGCGTGGCCGGGAGATGTTCCCGGCCGATATCCTTGAGCAGGTTGAAGAATCCCGGCAACCGGGTGATCGTCTCGAGCTCGATCTCGACGAAGAGCTTGACGGGCGCGCGAAGGCGCGAGCGGGACTGGTCGATGTACCGCGGCAGCTTTTCCAGGCGCTTCATGATGGCCCGCATGCGCTGGCCCAGGGGCGCGTAATTCCGCGAGAGGATCTGGAAGAGGCTCTGCCCGATGAAGCGCGGCGCGTCCGGAAGGGCCTCCCAGAGGCGCAGTTCCTCGCGCTCGAAGATCCAATTGCGCAGCATGTGGACCGCGAAGTCGCGGTCCGCGGCGCGGTCCGCCGGCAGCCGGCGGGGATCGATCTTCTCGAACTCCGCCAGCGTCCGCCGCAAATAGCGCTGGTCGTCGAGCTCCTTGTCGAGAGAGCCCTCGGGGAGCTTGTCGTCGCACTCCTCGTGGAGGCCGAGCGCCGTTCCCGCCAGAGGGTTCCGCCGAACCCACTCGCGGAGGAAATCCTTCTCGAGCTTGTCCAGACGTTTGGAAGCGTCCATCAGGAAGCCAGGACCGTTTTCAGATGCCGGGTCAGGGCGGGGACCACCTCGAAAACGTCCCCCACGATGCCGTAGGTGGCGACCTTGAAGATCGGCGCGTCGGGATCCTTGTTGACGGCGACGATGACCTTGGAGGTGCGCATGCCGGCCAGGTGCTGGATAGCGCCGGAGATTCCAAGGGCGATGTAGAGATTCGGCGAAACCGTTTTTCCCGTCTGGCCGACCTGCTCGGAATGGGGCCGCCAGCCGGCGTCCACCACCGCCCGGGAGGCGCCGACGGCGGCCCCCAGGACCTCCGCCAGCTCGTCCCGCAGGTGGAAGTGCTCGGGTCCCTTCAGGCCGCGCCCGCCGGAGACGACAATCGCCGCTTCCGTGAGCTCGGCTTTTCCCTGCGCGGCGGCGACGACCTCGCGCGCGGCGGACCGGAAGTCGGAATCCTCGAAGGCCACCGCCAGGTCCTGCACGTCGGCCGCGGCGGGCGCCTCTTCGGCCGGAAAGGCGTTGGGCCGCAGCGACAGGAGCGCGGGCGCCTTCCGGAAGGCGACCGTGGCGAAGGCTTTGCCCGCGAACACGGGCCGGCGCGCCAGGAGCCGCCCGCCCTCCACGAGCACGCCGGTGCAGTCGGTCGCCGCGCTGGTGCCCAGGAGCGCCGCGAGCCCCCCTCCGAGGTCGCGGCCCATCGCCGTGGCGGCCAGGAAGATCGCCCCCGAGCCCCAGGCCCGGTGCGCCTCGGCCACGGCCCGCGCGTACGCCTCGGGAGCGTAATATTTCAGGCGCGGCCCCTCGGCCACGAAGATCCTGACCGCGCCGTACCGTCCGAGCGTTTCCGCGTGCGCCCGGACTCCCTCTCCGACCAGGACCGCGGCCGCCCGGCCTCCCAGCTTTTCGGCGACGCGGCGCGCCTCGGACAGGGTTTCGAGGCTGGGCTTCTTGAGTTTCCCGTCCCGAACTTCCGCGAACGCGAGGATGTTCATTCGGCCCGATCCGCCCCTAGAGCACCTTGGCCTCTTCCCGGAGCAGGCGCACCAGCTCCGGCACCGCCTCCGCGCCGCGGCCCACGATCCGCCCCGGGGGCCGCTCGGGCGGAGGCTCCATCCGGACGATCTCCAGGCGCGGGTCGAAGGCCGGCGCGGGCACCGTCTGGACGGGCTTGGACTTGGCCGCCAGGATGCCCTTGACGGACGGGTAGCGCCGGTCGTGGATTCCGTTGATTCCTTTCTGGACCGAGATGGCGCAGGGCAGGGAGAGCTCGACGACCTCCTCCCCGCCTTCGATCTGCCGGCGCGCGCGGGCCCGGCCGCCCTCGACCTCGAGCGCCGTGCAGACGTTCACGCGCGGCAGGCCCAGCAGGTGCGCCACGATGGTGGGAACCTGGTAGGAGTCGTCGTCGATGGCGCTCTTGCCGAAGAAGACGATGTCGAATTGAAGCGTGCGTAAGGTGGCCGCCAGGATTTCCGCCACGGGGTAGGGATCGAACGCGGGGCCTCCCTTGACGACGATGCCCCGGTCCAGCCCGATCGCCAGGGCCTTGCGCATGGCCACGTCGCTCCCTTCGGGGTCCACCGTCAGGCCCACCACTTCGCCCGAGCCGGCCTTTTCCTTAAGCCGGAGGGCCACTTCGATCGCCAGCTCGTCGTAGGGATTGACCACGTACTCGATCCCCTGGGGGTCGATGGACTTCCCGTCGGGGCCGATTTTGATCTTGGCGGTCGTGTCGGGGACGCGCTTGAGG
It contains:
- a CDS encoding electron transfer flavoprotein subunit alpha/FixB family protein — translated: MNILAFAEVRDGKLKKPSLETLSEARRVAEKLGGRAAAVLVGEGVRAHAETLGRYGAVRIFVAEGPRLKYYAPEAYARAVAEAHRAWGSGAIFLAATAMGRDLGGGLAALLGTSAATDCTGVLVEGGRLLARRPVFAGKAFATVAFRKAPALLSLRPNAFPAEEAPAAADVQDLAVAFEDSDFRSAAREVVAAAQGKAELTEAAIVVSGGRGLKGPEHFHLRDELAEVLGAAVGASRAVVDAGWRPHSEQVGQTGKTVSPNLYIALGISGAIQHLAGMRTSKVIVAVNKDPDAPIFKVATYGIVGDVFEVVPALTRHLKTVLAS
- a CDS encoding DUF885 domain-containing protein, encoding MDASKRLDKLEKDFLREWVRRNPLAGTALGLHEECDDKLPEGSLDKELDDQRYLRRTLAEFEKIDPRRLPADRAADRDFAVHMLRNWIFEREELRLWEALPDAPRFIGQSLFQILSRNYAPLGQRMRAIMKRLEKLPRYIDQSRSRLRAPVKLFVEIELETITRLPGFFNLLKDIGREHLPATPQRDLNRLIDQAQNALERYSDWLIVDVLPDCREEYALGEDRYRRLLQVRGVTESPAALVAYAEAEVERLRERQREVARSIRRKVPIEDVRDMLKQQHPDTFDGVLRFSREMVSKIRQFVQRAKFASLPEGEQIYVVETPLFLRHVLPFGGYWPPARFEPKLDGYFFVTPGDCDSDKLKEHNYGALTALALREGYAGRHAQMCWAARHPSPLRSLYEDPPLAGGWPHYVEERAREMGFEDTPPSRFMQLQAMLLAAVRVLVDARLASGKLGFPQAVDALIDYLGMDRVCAEAEVRRFVTAPGAPPAHLWGRERVKELRKAAREKMGGRFSDAFFHTALLRSGA
- a CDS encoding electron transfer flavoprotein subunit beta/FixA family protein, which translates into the protein MNLVVCLKRVPDTTAKIKIGPDGKSIDPQGIEYVVNPYDELAIEVALRLKEKAGSGEVVGLTVDPEGSDVAMRKALAIGLDRGIVVKGGPAFDPYPVAEILAATLRTLQFDIVFFGKSAIDDDSYQVPTIVAHLLGLPRVNVCTALEVEGGRARARRQIEGGEEVVELSLPCAISVQKGINGIHDRRYPSVKGILAAKSKPVQTVPAPAFDPRLEIVRMEPPPERPPGRIVGRGAEAVPELVRLLREEAKVL